Genomic segment of Apium graveolens cultivar Ventura chromosome 7, ASM990537v1, whole genome shotgun sequence:
CACCGGACTAATCACACTCGACCAATAAATTTTGATTATAAAATCCGATACAAATTATGTACAAACTTTTTTGGTTATTACAAATATCACTCGAATTTAACATCATTtaacaatattttataatttctgTACCCAATATTTTTTGGGTGAACTAATTTAATATTGGCGAATGAGAAGTATATCGAAGAAATaaattacatttatttattataatttaagttATTAGTGAATAAATGATGTTTAACCCGTGTTATATAAGTAAAATCAAAAAAATTGTAATCTTGTACTTAAGAATTTTGTATTTGATCTTAAacctatatattcatatatagatatatatataggtgcaTGCAAACTGTCTTtaactacaaaattaaaaaaaaactcaTATAAAACTttagttaacacatatataacttaaattaaaatacaaCTACATATATTTTAcgacaattaattttaaatattcataAAAAGTACGTGTAAATTCATATGTAATAAAGTTCTAATATGGTACAAAGACTATAATCTTACTATATGATACGGAGCTTAGTAGTTACATTTGCAAATCAAATCAAACTCATAAACAAGTCAAGTTCTTTCTGAACAGAGCTgaggttaattatttttaaaaaaatgaaacgaGATGATCAGAGTTTAACGACCGAAAGAATAGTAATGTTCAATATTGATTAATAAACTTAaatctatatatatttatttttgacgTCGAGGTTTAAGATTATGTCCAATCTTATTTTACACTATTTAGAAAATGCTAATTTTAGAAATCGtaaattactttttaaaatatagacgtcaaaattttattatgttctAATATTTTACTAAAATCGGGTGTATGTAAATTACAGGTTATTTAATGATGTTCgtgaaattataaaaaaattggagacaaataaatcatgattacgaTGTTTGATAGTTCTCTTATGAAAAAATTAAGCGTTAAATTTTGAAGTATGAATGACATTTccataattattaaattattaataaacgacgagaaaaatatatttataaatatattagtgattagtaataatttatcatttgtaatatATATCATTGTAACTAATTTATTATAACAGAATTTTAACTGAGTTCGAGCTGATTCCGAGCTAAATTATTACCGAAACCGGAGTGAGTCCAAGCGATTTCGAGTTTAACGAGCCGAGTACTAGTTTAAAAGAAAAAAGCTCGGCTTCACTCTTTTACTCATCCGAACTCATTTTCATGTTTAAGATCGTTTTGACTAAGGAGACGAGACGAACTGAGTTCACTTAAACGAGCCGATCTCCAGTATTGTTCATAATAACTCTGTTTATTTGTAGCCCTACTCATGAATAACTCTCGTATAAAGTTTTTCTTTTGTTGACGTGGTTAGTATGTGTGAGCAAATCTTTACAAATTGACATTTGATTGCATCATCAATATTGTGctaaattcaaaattaaactaTTTAAGTTTACTAACTAAGACTCACGATCCAAAATATTTTTACTTTATTTCTTCTCTAAaaattattgtatttttatatttataaaagaCTAGTAGTAGTAGACTCGGTCAAAAACCCAATATTTCACCAAATAAAATCTGAATGAATAATAATTTGAAAAAActgttcaaaaaatattttagttcaTGTCCAAATTCTAAAGACAACATATGTTTTCAAGATCGGCATCCTATGTTTTCGGATTTGAATCATGCTTCTATTAGAGATGCTGGTGTAGGAGAGGGGCAAATGGGAAAATAAGAAATATGTAGTGGCAAACCAAAGAAAGGAGGAGTAAATGAATGGTAATCTCATGGCTGTAGGAGAAGAGGAGCTAGAACAAGCTTACAATAAGGAATAAAAATGGAGGAATAGGTGGGACAAATATATTGATTAGATGTGAATAAAGtgatttgttttaaaaaaaaattattagtttggattctcatttttcatgtgtctcttatcaaaacaaacttatttaaggtaaatatactatttttaatttaataatacATTTTAACAATTTCAGATTTCCTCATTGTGATAATATATCTTGTTTCCTAATATTATTGAATACCAAAAGGAAAAAGCATGTCCTCATTGAAGATTAACTcaacatatatattttttcttcatAACTCCCACATAAATCATCAATCCTCAAACTTACAATTATAGAAAAGTTAGGAGAAGAGAGATCATACTAATTCTATTATAGGCATTTAATAAGATATGTAACCTTGTGTACCAGCTGCTTTCTCTTAACCTTTCATCCACTAGATTTATTAGGGGGTTTGCTAAAATAAGAATGGTTTTCAGTCAATACCTCTTATGAGTACTAAATGGCATACAAATAATTAGATAGATCAAAATGCCTAGGAAGAACTTTAAACTGTACTTCATATACAggaaaaaattaaagaaaatatagaTGATTGTGTGCAAAACATACTAAGATTATACATGGTACAAATTTTGTTGGTTATTACATATATCACCTGAGTTTAacatcatttaataataaattagtaaaatttttaaaaatatttattttattcatacaacatttttagaatatttcataatttattaataattccAAAACTTTCTACGAAATTATGATATTTTCTTATAGCTAGTGCTCAAAAAATACATAACTAGAGTTCACATTTGTGTGTATTAAAGAATAGTTATACATGTGTTCAattcatataatatatataattttagaTTGGTATTATTATGAAAATGATAATAAATTAACAATATTTCATAATTTTGTACTCAATGGGTGATAGATAAAGAAAATTGAGAagtatataatattaattaaaataaattagtaACGGCTAAGCACACATCTATATtaaagaaatgattttttttaagaaaaataaaatatcataTTACAATACAAGAAAAACGGGTATTTCCTACCGAGGAATTGGTAGGAAATGCCCCAAAATCGATAGGAAATGACGAAATTTCTAGGTGGGAAATAACATCGGTGAGAAATGAGTATGATCAGAGTGAACATGGTCCCACATGTTGATTTGGACAGCCACATGTCGAGGACCCACATGCCAAGTAAGACGCGAATTCTTCAAGAAGTTGTAGGAGATGAAGCATACTTGTGGTTTGACTGGATATGGTGACAATGATGCCCCAGCTTTGAAGAAGACAAACATCGAAATTGGAATGGCCGATGCTATTAGCGCATGCTTCTGACATTATTCTTAAGAAAATTAGGCTTTGATTACTAATGTTTTTGATTTTCCTATTGTTTACTGAAATCCTTTGGATTGGTTTGGTAATGAAAATTATGTATTGGTTAATCAAATGCAATACTATtggttgatttttgattttatcTATTTTTTTGTATGTATATAATTTAATCAGTCAAATATTTAACATGAGTTTATATAACTATAAATTATGTATAAAATGTTTATCTACATaataaatgtttttaaaaaattgatATAAAAAGCCCATTCTCTACAGCTACGAaaacatcagtttttaaataaCCAGACATTAGTTTATAGCTGATGTATATTAACCAGACATCGCCTAAAACCGATGTTTATGTACATATTTGACATCAATATTTGCAAGGAGCTGATGCCTGGGGTGATTTTTAACAACGATTCGGGACCGATGTGAAATCAAAGGAACTGATATCTGAGATGACATTTCATATCAGTTTTGGACTGATGTGAAAAAATACTTTTCTCTATACCCGTGTAGACATTGGTTTTGAAGGAAATAGACATCAGTTCAGAACTGGTGTATATTGATCTTTTTCTAGTAGTATTTAAGGATCATCACAGGCAACTAAGCCTTCTAAGTCAAATCttgatttaaagctcaaaggcaTAGTTCCTAACACTAATTTTGATGTTCCTGAGAAATATTCTGGTGATGATGCTGAGTctgatgattctgatgatgatgataatcctCATGATGATAATCATGATGATGCTGCTCTGAAAGCTGGAATAAAAGTATCTAAATTGTCTATTTTTTGTTCATCATCTGTTCATGCTCCCACTCTTAATACTCATAGGGCTTATGAATGGAATCACTCTTGGGACTACCAAGTGAGAAGATCTCTCTGGAATCTGCTCAGACTTTAGTTGATCATTCTGTTCATTTGGTTTCTAATTCTGATATGAGAGCATCTATCAATGACACAACAGTTTTAGTTAAAGGATTGCATTCTTCAGTGATTATTAAAGGAACAAACAAACGTAATGGCTTGATCAAGAGGATGTTCAGTATGGAAGCTAAGCAGGATCAAATTTCTGAGAAGCTCGCAGCTCTGGAAGAAGTCAGACTACAACAAATTCACTTTTCTAAATTAGAAATAAATTTGGCACATGCGATACACAAAGATAAGATTTCTCTTGGGTAAAGTTATTTGAAAAAATATACTAAAAACTAATTAACCTTCATTCCTTGAGCAATTTCACGTACAAGCCTCTGGAATGGAAGTTTTAATATCAAAAGCTCAGTAGTCTTCTGATACATACGGATCTCACTACAAGAAATTACTGTATGATTAGCCTTGGGCAACAACCAGgaaataatgtttcaataatAACATGAATTGATAAATATATACCGAAGGGCAACTGTTCCAGGGTGGTATCTATGTGGCTTCCTATAGGCACCAGTTGTTGGAGCACGCATACGAGCAACCTGTGATAGAGAACAAAACACAGAAATGTTAGGAGAAGATATATCAAGTTAGGAGAAGATAGATCATAATGTATTGTATTATAGGCATTTAATAAGATGTAACCTTGTGTTTGAGCTGCTTTCCAGGAACCTTTCCTCCACTAGAGTTACGAGCAGTTTGCTTGGTACGAGCCatctaaaaataaaataagaatagtTTTCAATCAATACCTTTGATGAATACTATATGACATACATATAATTAGATAGATCAGATTTCATGGGAAGAACTTTAAACTGTACTTTATATATATAGAGGAAAAAAATAAAGAGAAATGGTCACTTAATAAATTACCTAGCTATAATTCTTCTTCAAAtattttgaggtttattttcTCATTATCACTTCGTAGTGAAGATGTATATAAAAGTTTGAAGAACAAATGGGGAGGGAGAAACTGTTTTTATATATGGGGCAGGGGGATTATGTTTTGATTTAACAGTTACAAGTTGCTAATGATGTGCTTCGTAGTTTCTACATAAATTGACAGCTCTTAAGTGTAGTTTTGTGAGTTCCCCGCCCCTCCATCTGACGGTCTATAATCAGTCTTAAAGGTAGGTGCGGATCATAAATCCTACTCAACGTGTTCTTATTGGAGtgttcaaaaatatttggatCGAGGATCTTTTATAGATAAAATGGtaataattctaaaattaataaaaatctaGATGATTGTGTGCAAAATATGCAAAGATTTAAAAAGAATATTTTAAGTTCTAAAAATAATAGCAGATTTTTACAAATGGGCTTACTAATAACTAGACTAAATTCTCCCGAGTAATCACGCTCGACCAATAAATTTTGATTATAAAATCCCGTACAAACTTTTTTATGTACAAACTTTTTTGGTTATTACATATATTACTAGAATTTAACATCATTTAACAATAAGTGAgtaaattttgattattacatATATCACTTGAATTTAACATCATTTAACAATAAATGAgtaaaatttttaaaaacatttacTATATACGTACAACATTTTCATAACATTTCATAATTTATGAAAAAGTTGCAAAAATTTCTACGAAAGTCTCATATTTTCTTATAGCTGTGCTCAACAAATACATAACTAGAGTTCAAACTCGTGTGTGTTAAACAATAGTTATGCATGGGTTGAATTCATatcatatataattttaaattggtattattaataaaatcaaaataaattaacaatattttataatttttgtacCCAATATTTTTTGGGTGAACTGATAAAGAAAATTGAAAggtatataatattaatttaacaAAATTTTAGTAATGACTAAGCACACTTCTATATTAAAGAAATAAACTTttggttttttgaagaaaaataaaatattatattatgtGCCCTAATTTAATATTGGCGAATGAGAATGATATCGAAGAAATaaattacatttatttattaaaatttaagttATTAGTGAATAAATGATGTTTAACCCGAGTTATATAAGTAGaatcaaaaaaattataatcTTGTACTTAAGAATTTTGTATTTGATCTAGAACCTacatattcatatatatatatatatatatatatatatatatataggtacaTGCAAACTGTCATTAACTACAAAATTACaaaaaactaaataaataaaactcatataaaactttggttaacacatatataacttaaattaaaatacaattacataaatttatgacaattaattttaaatattcataAAATGTACGTGTAAATTCATATGTAATAAAGTTCTAATATGGTACAAAGACTATAATCTTACTATATGATACGGAACTTAGTACTTACATTTGCAAATCAAATCAAACTCATCGAGCTGCAAACAAGTCAATTTCTTTATGAATCGAGCCgaggttaattatttttaaaaaaatgaaacgaGATCATCAGAGTTTAACGACCGAAAGAATAGTAATGTTCACTATTGATTAATAAACTTTTTCTTATAATGATATAAACATTATCGATCTACACTTGTTtcttaaatttatatatatttatttttgacgTCGAGGTTTAAGAATATGTCCAATTTTATTTTACACTATTTAGAAAATGCTAATTTTAAAAATCGTacattactttttaaaatatatatgtcaaaattttattatgttctAATATTTTACTAAAATCGGGTGTATGTAAATTACAGGTTATTTAATGATGTTCatgaaattatgaaaaaattggagacaaataaatcatgattacaaTGTTTGATACTTCTTTTACGAAAAAATTAAGCGTTAAATTTTGAAATATGAACGACATTtccataataattaaattattaataaacgacgagaaaaatatatttataaatatattattgattagtaataatttatcaatggtaatatatatcattataaataatttattataacaTAATTTTAACTTAGTTCGAGCTGATTCCGAGCTAAATTATTACCGAAACCGGACTGAGTCCAAGTGATTTCGAGTTTAAATTGTCTATttttggttcatcatctggtCATGCTCCCACTCTTAATACTCATAGGGCTTATGAAGGGAATCACTCTTGGGACTACCAAGTGAGAAGATCTCTCTGGAATCTGCTCAGACTTTAGTTGATCATTTTGTTCATTTGGTTTCTAATTCTGATATGATAGCATCTATCAATGCCACAACAGTTTTAGTTAAAGGATTGCATTCTTCTATCTCTACACTCAAGAAAGATAATGTTGATCTTATAGAAAATATTGTTGATTTTTCAGTGATTATTAAAGGAATAAACAAACATAATGGCTTGATCAAGAGGATGTTCTGCATGGAAGCTAAGCAGGATCAAATTTTTGAGAAGCTCGCAGCTCTGGAAGCAAGTCAGACTACAACAAATTCTAAGTTGGATGTTATTCTCTCTCTTCTACAAAGTCTAGATGCCCaaaagggggagatagtaccAAAGATAAAGtgtcaacctgaatcagtttCGAGGAGAATACCAATTCCAATGATGGTGATAAGCAAGCAAAGAAGACCTCTGATGTTGTGATAGTTCAAATTGGAActggaattcaaaatcaaactacACAGTCAACTCAAGTCTCTAAGGGTAGATCACATGGATCTAATTTAGAAACTGCTCGTGTTACTCCAAGTTCAATTCCTGACAACAAAGAAACAAGTTCTGATTATTTTCCTGATACTGATA
This window contains:
- the LOC141672035 gene encoding uncharacterized protein LOC141672035, with translation MARTKQTARNSSGGKVPGKQLKHKVARMRAPTTGAYRKPHRYHPGTVALREIRMYQKTTELLILKLPFQRLVREIAQGMKVN